A genomic region of Zalophus californianus isolate mZalCal1 chromosome 1, mZalCal1.pri.v2, whole genome shotgun sequence contains the following coding sequences:
- the GORASP1 gene encoding Golgi reassembly-stacking protein 1 isoform X1, translating into MGLGASAEQPTGGAEGFHLHGVQENSPAQQAGLEPYFDFIITIGHSRLNKENDTLKALLKANVEKPVKLEVFNMKTMKVREVEVVPSNMWGGQGLLGASVRFCSFRRASEHVWHVLSEDFFTLIESHEGKPLKLMVYNSESDSCREVTVTPNAAWGGEGSLGCGIGYGYLHRIPTQPPSRHKKPPDALPPGASPPDVPPPGPTPQDSPAPPGPEIGSRQDDYMEALLQAPGSFMEGQLSEPGSPSHGAADVGGFPRPMEIPLQPPPPVQRVMDPGFLAVSGLSLSESSSAGVRPSLPSATELTRTAHSASGPEDVSSCGSHERGGEATWSGSEFEVSFPDSPGTQAQPDHLPQLTLPDSLTSAASPEEGLSAELLEAQAEEPASTESPDFEAEAEEAASQAQLSTPE; encoded by the exons ATGGGTCTGGGCGCCAGCGCCGAGCAGCCCACGGGCGGCGCCGAGGGCTTCCACCTGCACGGG GTGCAGGAGAACTCCCCAGCCCAGCAGGCGGGCCTGGAGCCCTACTTTGACTTCATCATCACCATCGGGCACTCGAGGCTG AACAAGGAGAATGACACTCTGAAGGCCCTGCTGAAGGCCAATGTGGAGAAGCCCGTGAAGCTGGAGGTGTTCAACATGAAGACCATGAAGGTGCGCGAGGTGGAAGTGGTGCCCAGCAACATGTGGGGCGGCCAGGGCCTGCTGGGGGCCAGTGTGCGCTTCTGCAGCTTCCGCAGGGCCAGCGAGCACGTGTGGCATGTGCTG TCCGAGGACTTCTTTACACTCATCGAGTCCCACGAGGGGAAGCCCTTGAAGCTGATGGTTTACAACTCCGAGTCCGACTCCTGCCGGGAGGTGACTGTAACTCCCAACGCAGCCTGGGGTGGAGAGGGCAG TCTGGGCTGTGGTATTGGCTACGGGTATCTGCACCGGATCCCAACCCAGCCTCCCAGCCGCCACAAGAAGCCACCTGATGCCCTGCCACCTGGTGCCTCGCCTCCTGATGTCCCGCCACCTGGACCCACCCCCCAGgactctcctgcccctcctggccCAGAAATAGGCTCCAGGCAGGATGACTACATGGAG GCTCTGTTGCAGGCACCTGGCTCCTTCATGGAGGGACAGCTTTCTGAGCCTGGGAGTCCCAGCCATGGTGCTGCAGACGTTGGGGGATTCCCACGTCCCATGGAGATTCCTCTTCAGCCTCCCCCTCCAGTGCAGCGTGTCATGGACCCAG GCTTCCTGGCCGTGTCGGGTCTCTCCCTCTCGGAGAGCAGCAGTGCCGGTGTCCGGCCCAGCCTGCCCTCGGCCACAGAGCTGACCCGTACAGCTCACTCAGCCTCCGGGCCCGAGGACGTCTCCAGCTGCGGTTCTCACGAGCGTGGCG GTGAGGCCACATGGTCCGGATCAGAGTTTGAGGTCTCCTTCCCGGATAGCCCAGGCACCCAGGCCCAGCCAGACCACCTGCCTCAGCTAACCCTTCCTGACAGCCTCACCTCTGCAGCTTCACCAGAAGAGGGGCTGTCTGCTGAGCTGCTCGAAGCGCAGGCTGAGGAGCCGGCAAGCACAGAGAGCCCAGATTTCgaggcagaggctgaggaggCAGCCAGCCAGGCCCAGCTCTCCACCCCCGAATAA
- the GORASP1 gene encoding Golgi reassembly-stacking protein 1 isoform X2, with product MGLGASAEQPTGGAEGFHLHGVQENSPAQQAGLEPYFDFIITIGHSRLNKENDTLKALLKANVEKPVKLEVFNMKTMKVREVEVVPSNMWGGQGLLGASVRFCSFRRASEHVWHVLDVEPSSPASLAGLCPYTDYVVGSDQILQESEDFFTLIESHEGKPLKLMVYNSESDSCREVTVTPNAAWGGEGSLGCGIGYGYLHRIPTQPPSRHKKPPDALPPGASPPDVPPPGPTPQDSPAPPGPEIGSRQDDYMEALLQAPGSFMEGQLSEPGSPSHGAADVGGFPRPMEIPLQPPPPVQRVMDPGFLAVSGLSLSESSSAGVRPSLPSATELTRTAHSASGPEDVSSCGSHERGGEATWSGSEFEVSFPDSPGTQAQPDHLPQLTLPDSLTSAASPEEGLSAELLEAQAEEPASTESPDFEAEAEEAASQAQLSTPE from the exons ATGGGTCTGGGCGCCAGCGCCGAGCAGCCCACGGGCGGCGCCGAGGGCTTCCACCTGCACGGG GTGCAGGAGAACTCCCCAGCCCAGCAGGCGGGCCTGGAGCCCTACTTTGACTTCATCATCACCATCGGGCACTCGAGGCTG AACAAGGAGAATGACACTCTGAAGGCCCTGCTGAAGGCCAATGTGGAGAAGCCCGTGAAGCTGGAGGTGTTCAACATGAAGACCATGAAGGTGCGCGAGGTGGAAGTGGTGCCCAGCAACATGTGGGGCGGCCAGGGCCTGCTGGGGGCCAGTGTGCGCTTCTGCAGCTTCCGCAGGGCCAGCGAGCACGTGTGGCATGTGCTG GACGTGGAACCTTCTTCACCTGCCTCCCTTGCTGGCCTGTGCCCCTACACAGACTATGTGGTTGGCTCAGACCAGATCCTCCAGGAG TCCGAGGACTTCTTTACACTCATCGAGTCCCACGAGGGGAAGCCCTTGAAGCTGATGGTTTACAACTCCGAGTCCGACTCCTGCCGGGAGGTGACTGTAACTCCCAACGCAGCCTGGGGTGGAGAGGGCAG TCTGGGCTGTGGTATTGGCTACGGGTATCTGCACCGGATCCCAACCCAGCCTCCCAGCCGCCACAAGAAGCCACCTGATGCCCTGCCACCTGGTGCCTCGCCTCCTGATGTCCCGCCACCTGGACCCACCCCCCAGgactctcctgcccctcctggccCAGAAATAGGCTCCAGGCAGGATGACTACATGGAG GCTCTGTTGCAGGCACCTGGCTCCTTCATGGAGGGACAGCTTTCTGAGCCTGGGAGTCCCAGCCATGGTGCTGCAGACGTTGGGGGATTCCCACGTCCCATGGAGATTCCTCTTCAGCCTCCCCCTCCAGTGCAGCGTGTCATGGACCCAG GCTTCCTGGCCGTGTCGGGTCTCTCCCTCTCGGAGAGCAGCAGTGCCGGTGTCCGGCCCAGCCTGCCCTCGGCCACAGAGCTGACCCGTACAGCTCACTCAGCCTCCGGGCCCGAGGACGTCTCCAGCTGCGGTTCTCACGAGCGTGGCG GTGAGGCCACATGGTCCGGATCAGAGTTTGAGGTCTCCTTCCCGGATAGCCCAGGCACCCAGGCCCAGCCAGACCACCTGCCTCAGCTAACCCTTCCTGACAGCCTCACCTCTGCAGCTTCACCAGAAGAGGGGCTGTCTGCTGAGCTGCTCGAAGCGCAGGCTGAGGAGCCGGCAAGCACAGAGAGCCCAGATTTCgaggcagaggctgaggaggCAGCCAGCCAGGCCCAGCTCTCCACCCCCGAATAA